The Leadbettera azotonutricia ZAS-9 genome has a window encoding:
- a CDS encoding J domain-containing protein — MFFNTIKTKLRKQKIQFNLKESLKRNNQLWQEEELMKEVHRKQEEQWRQEEQQKEAEEEKEEQLREQQEQQKQLKKWMEERLQKQKEYEEAEKWEQQEQRKLLEELRQKKLHEQEEQRTNEKLHREAERQKPAEQQEQEKQKRETEQQKQDELSNEKKLKGEEKLGNFLYDFCSAYLDNDIFKICIKLKNKLVINNVIKYDDTNIILWSAVIIFIVCHINKIPIHFETMPDYCKLDNLDIQFKVHKIIFELDLSNNQELIETMDSEKRCMQHQEWEEEQKTLKKNREIEKQREREEKAKLYKQKQEEEQRREGERRRQEEQRRQEEHRKYEQQQREEEQQRQKERMRQEYQKHQDGEQYEYKRRNEYRRSNFRYSDAETKKHCEILRLSFSLTKEEIKKAYKIQMKKYHPDINKNTEECTEMAKKINAAKDYLYKWIENQ, encoded by the coding sequence ATGTTTTTTAACACAATTAAAACTAAATTACGGAAACAAAAAATTCAATTTAATTTGAAAGAATCATTAAAACGTAATAACCAGCTATGGCAAGAAGAAGAACTCATGAAAGAGGTACATCGAAAGCAAGAAGAACAATGGAGACAAGAGGAGCAGCAGAAGGAGGCCGAAGAAGAAAAAGAAGAACAATTGAGGGAACAGCAAGAACAACAAAAACAATTAAAAAAATGGATGGAAGAAAGGCTGCAAAAACAAAAGGAATATGAAGAAGCAGAAAAATGGGAACAGCAAGAGCAGCGAAAACTGTTAGAGGAACTACGCCAAAAGAAACTCCATGAGCAAGAAGAGCAAAGAACGAACGAAAAACTCCACAGGGAAGCAGAGCGGCAAAAACCAGCAGAACAACAGGAACAAGAAAAACAGAAAAGAGAGACAGAACAACAAAAGCAAGATGAATTATCAAACGAAAAAAAATTAAAAGGCGAGGAAAAATTAGGGAATTTTTTATATGATTTTTGTTCAGCTTATTTAGATAATGATATTTTTAAAATTTGTATAAAATTAAAAAATAAATTAGTAATCAACAATGTTATAAAATATGACGATACTAATATAATACTCTGGTCTGCAGTAATTATATTTATTGTGTGTCACATAAATAAAATCCCCATTCATTTTGAAACAATGCCAGATTATTGCAAATTAGATAATTTGGATATTCAATTTAAAGTACACAAAATCATTTTTGAATTAGATTTAAGCAATAATCAGGAATTAATCGAAACCATGGATTCTGAAAAACGATGTATGCAGCATCAAGAATGGGAAGAAGAGCAAAAAACCCTGAAAAAGAACCGAGAAATTGAAAAACAGCGTGAGCGTGAAGAAAAAGCAAAACTATACAAACAAAAACAGGAAGAAGAACAAAGAAGAGAGGGAGAACGCCGGAGACAAGAAGAACAACGACGCCAAGAAGAACATCGCAAATATGAACAGCAGCAACGAGAAGAAGAACAGCAGCGTCAAAAAGAAAGAATGCGACAAGAATATCAAAAGCATCAAGATGGTGAACAATATGAATATAAACGAAGAAATGAATACAGAAGATCAAATTTTCGATATTCGGATGCAGAAACGAAAAAACATTGCGAAATTTTACGACTCTCTTTTAGTCTAACTAAAGAAGAGATTAAGAAAGCATATAAAATTCAAATGAAAAAATATCATCCTGATATTAATAAGAATACAGAAGAATGCACTGAAATGGCAAAAAAAATTAACGCCGCAAAAGACTATCTTTATAAATGGATTGAAAATCAATGA
- a CDS encoding SDR family oxidoreductase: MYLSSLPEAAKGGVMQLIKELSNDWLARGVNVNCIAPGYMATDMNEALLANETRFAQISARIPANRWGTGADMKGCQNF; this comes from the coding sequence TTGTATCTGTCATCGCTACCGGAGGCAGCCAAGGGCGGAGTTATGCAGCTTATCAAGGAACTTTCCAACGACTGGCTTGCCCGGGGAGTCAATGTAAACTGCATAGCTCCGGGCTATATGGCCACCGACATGAACGAAGCCCTTCTGGCGAACGAAACCAGGTTCGCCCAGATCAGCGCCCGGATTCCTGCCAACAGATGGGGAACTGGCGCCGACATGAAAGGTTGTCAAAATTTTTAG
- a CDS encoding DnaJ domain-containing protein, producing MNNYDILGVQYNASINEIRKAYKRLVLQYHPDLNKSTDAYSKFLEIHEAYESIVNNAVFNGSETFDDESFYEYSTPFENIDEWCDIDLSDITVEEAKTKTLRLLRLLRKYFPINTESDYHKTRQWIIDGWEYIFDIYMRVEGNGWYYARKIGKPYHDKLYKYFYKNSQTFQLDYVLKIIGRLEYNLINWDTKKKVKPNSHRLELYQYSEKHQKKWLFELPIYFKL from the coding sequence ATGAATAATTATGATATCCTTGGCGTACAATATAATGCAAGTATTAATGAAATCAGAAAAGCTTATAAAAGACTTGTATTGCAATATCATCCGGATTTAAATAAATCCACGGATGCATATTCTAAATTCCTCGAAATCCATGAGGCATATGAGTCGATAGTAAATAATGCTGTATTTAATGGCTCGGAAACATTTGATGATGAGTCATTTTATGAATATAGTACTCCATTCGAAAATATTGATGAATGGTGTGATATTGATCTTTCTGATATAACTGTTGAAGAAGCAAAAACAAAAACTTTGAGGCTTTTAAGATTGTTAAGAAAGTATTTTCCCATAAATACTGAGTCAGATTATCATAAAACAAGACAATGGATAATTGATGGATGGGAATATATTTTTGATATATATATGCGCGTTGAAGGAAATGGTTGGTATTATGCTAGAAAAATAGGAAAACCTTATCATGATAAATTATATAAATATTTTTACAAGAATTCACAAACTTTTCAGCTAGATTATGTTTTAAAGATAATTGGTCGACTAGAATATAATCTTATAAACTGGGATACTAAAAAGAAAGTAAAACCAAATAGTCATAGGTTAGAATTATACCAATATAGCGAAAAACATCAGAAGAAGTGGTTATTTGAATTGCCAATCTATTTTAAATTATAA
- a CDS encoding IS256 family transposase, with protein MASTRKLKEKDLIDQILDQIDLKGMTQEEILGQEGLLKHLTGKLLSRVMNAEMDEHLGYEKNSNAGDNSGDSRNGYSEKTVLTENQSAVIQVPRDRNGTFEPKILAKHQRRLPIFNDQVISMYSFGMTDRDIKSHLEKIYNVEVSPELISRVTAAVMEEVKEWQNRQLEKSYAIVYLDALRVKTKQDGKSCTKSVYVALGVNFEGQKEVLGLWIAENEGAKFWMGVLNEIKNRGVEDILIACMDGLTGFPEAVRAVFPKTRIQLCIVHMVRNSTKFVSWKDLKKICADLKAIYSAATEEAGRDALEEFGKIWDAKYPMIYQSWDTHWDDLSEFFKYPPEIRKAIYTTNAIESLNYQLRKVTKNRSTFPNDDAIFKILYLAIRNASEKWTMPVRDWGMALNQFAIIFGNERVPF; from the coding sequence ATGGCCAGTACACGAAAACTGAAAGAGAAGGATCTGATCGACCAAATACTCGATCAGATAGACCTTAAAGGAATGACCCAGGAAGAAATCCTTGGACAGGAAGGATTATTAAAGCATCTGACAGGGAAGCTGCTAAGCCGTGTCATGAATGCTGAAATGGACGAGCATTTGGGGTATGAAAAGAATTCCAACGCCGGGGACAATTCGGGGGACAGCCGAAACGGGTACAGTGAAAAGACAGTCCTGACAGAGAATCAGAGTGCAGTGATACAGGTACCACGGGACCGCAATGGAACGTTCGAACCCAAGATACTGGCGAAACACCAAAGACGGCTCCCTATATTTAACGACCAGGTTATTTCGATGTATTCCTTTGGGATGACCGACCGGGATATTAAATCACACCTGGAAAAAATATATAACGTGGAAGTCTCCCCTGAATTGATAAGCCGTGTCACTGCAGCGGTGATGGAAGAAGTGAAGGAGTGGCAGAATCGGCAGCTGGAAAAATCTTATGCCATCGTGTATTTGGACGCCCTGAGGGTCAAGACCAAACAGGACGGGAAAAGCTGTACCAAGAGCGTCTATGTGGCTCTGGGAGTGAATTTCGAGGGTCAGAAGGAGGTATTGGGCCTTTGGATAGCGGAGAACGAAGGGGCTAAGTTCTGGATGGGCGTCCTGAACGAAATAAAGAACCGGGGAGTGGAAGACATACTCATCGCTTGCATGGACGGCCTTACCGGTTTCCCCGAAGCGGTTCGGGCAGTATTTCCCAAGACCCGTATCCAATTGTGCATTGTCCACATGGTGCGTAATTCCACCAAGTTTGTTTCCTGGAAAGACCTGAAAAAAATCTGTGCCGATCTTAAGGCCATATATTCGGCAGCCACCGAGGAAGCCGGCCGTGACGCACTGGAAGAATTCGGCAAGATATGGGATGCCAAGTACCCGATGATATACCAGTCCTGGGATACCCACTGGGATGACTTAAGCGAGTTCTTTAAATACCCGCCTGAAATCCGCAAGGCAATTTACACGACAAATGCAATTGAGTCATTAAATTACCAGCTGCGAAAAGTCACAAAAAACCGCTCGACATTTCCGAACGATGATGCTATATTTAAGATATTGTATTTGGCAATTAGGAATGCGTCAGAGAAATGGACAATGCCGGTACGGGATTGGGGGATGGCGCTCAACCAATTCGCTATTATTTTTGGCAATGAACGGGTTCCGTTCTAA
- a CDS encoding MBL fold metallo-hydrolase, producing MKMKFYGVRGSYPTPDARMMGYGGKTASVAFFNENSKGKTVPLFIDAGNGIVTAGQELMKGLFDGSVNTTFPILFTHLHPDHTEGFTFFAPNFLPQVTLYLLGMETLKKNVGAVLKQKMLPPTYPIEYRDLKSYRNHGVLSDGQRIAITASGIPIPYTDTAAKANKDELVYIVDVMQSFAPSHPQQGALYFKVTDAKTSKSVACIWDIESHTGGDMRVINFAKGCDYMIHDTQYTDEEYYSNKMIVQGFGHSTYNMAIENATKAGIGTLIPFHYNPNHTDEKLNEIFNNFKDKSILQFMAKEGMAIEI from the coding sequence ATGAAAATGAAATTTTACGGAGTGCGCGGCAGCTATCCTACCCCGGACGCAAGAATGATGGGCTATGGCGGAAAGACCGCATCAGTAGCTTTCTTCAATGAAAACAGTAAAGGAAAAACAGTACCCCTTTTCATTGATGCTGGCAACGGTATTGTTACCGCTGGTCAAGAACTCATGAAGGGGCTGTTCGACGGGTCAGTAAATACTACTTTCCCCATTCTCTTTACCCACCTGCACCCTGATCATACGGAAGGGTTTACCTTTTTCGCCCCCAACTTCCTGCCTCAAGTAACCCTTTATTTACTGGGTATGGAAACCCTCAAAAAAAACGTGGGCGCAGTATTGAAGCAGAAAATGCTTCCGCCTACATATCCCATTGAATATCGCGACCTAAAATCATACCGCAACCACGGGGTATTAAGTGATGGTCAAAGAATTGCCATAACTGCAAGTGGTATTCCTATCCCGTATACCGATACCGCTGCAAAAGCAAACAAAGACGAACTTGTCTATATCGTAGACGTGATGCAGTCCTTTGCCCCGTCGCACCCCCAGCAAGGCGCCCTTTATTTCAAGGTTACCGATGCTAAAACATCGAAATCCGTTGCTTGTATATGGGATATTGAAAGTCATACCGGCGGTGATATGAGAGTAATCAATTTCGCCAAAGGCTGTGATTATATGATCCACGATACCCAATATACTGACGAAGAATATTACAGCAATAAAATGATTGTTCAAGGCTTCGGCCATTCAACTTACAATATGGCAATTGAAAATGCTACAAAAGCCGGTATTGGTACGCTTATACCTTTTCATTACAACCCTAACCATACTGACGAAAAATTGAATGAAATATTCAATAATTTCAAAGACAAAAGTATATTGCAGTTTATGGCTAAAGAAGGAATGGCAATAGAGATATAA
- a CDS encoding alpha-mannosidase has protein sequence MAVSKKTIYAVSKTHWDREWYLDFQNFRVRLVRLVDNLLDILERDPGYVSFMMDGQMIPIEDYLAVKPEAFDRIKKLVLDGRLVIGPWYVLPDEVLISGESHIRNWLMGERLSRKFGKKMNIGYLPDSFGHPSQMPQILAGLGMKQMTFWRGATEDVDKNEFYWESPDGSKIFVNLMPIGYSTGAEFPDDPDLLAKRLDKYIDDSSPRASTDVLYLSNGGDHLEAVPYLSKVIKGANQKMKKGKIVHTTLEEFFTALEKEIKGKSIKTHKGEMMGTHTAIILTSTISTRMYLKQANFEVQSLLENTLEPIHSFAALQGYPYPKELILEAWRSLLQNQPHDSICGCSIDAVHRDMIYRYNQSREIGSALLDRCSIFYNGISAEGLKGDIAAAVFNSSGISRSDTLNLTVDLDPVLMGKIDFNETGNKKAKVITIEDLLGRDIPASVKAFDGEKEIPCFLNSAEVFTGKLKLNPYTFPNQYCTLRCNITLLVKDVPPMGYKTISFKPVFSASGAKTPASCETLPISEIENEFFKVCADTDGSFKVFDKKTKALYTGIGRLADSGDCGDEYTYCPPEYDSTVFADPSSLSIKTVKNGKVSQAISVSGIFHLPETTIDTDVRRSGKLVDCSFTTRLTLYYGIPRLDMETQFDNKAEYHRLRVLFPLGFKAGLSVSAGAFSVDERPVEKVIEPGWQEYFTTNPQKEFCDVSGDEHGLTIANRGLPEFEVYNEESGSVIAVTLLRCVGEISKWKMRTRKDRGGWLVFAPEGQCKGAHSFQYSVIPHKETWETSASYIEARNFAVPLSALPVTPTAKGPLPQTQSFLSLSKGLNVTCFKPCEFEEGHILRFYNTTTKKIKGAVEFKFPVKKAFMAGLNEETLSELTLTGGKVQIDVPPFWIVTLKLR, from the coding sequence ATGGCCGTATCAAAAAAGACAATCTACGCGGTTTCCAAAACCCACTGGGACAGGGAATGGTATCTGGATTTTCAGAATTTCAGGGTGCGCCTGGTAAGGCTGGTCGATAACCTTCTGGACATACTCGAAAGAGATCCCGGCTATGTTTCCTTTATGATGGATGGGCAAATGATACCCATTGAAGATTACCTTGCGGTAAAGCCTGAGGCTTTTGACAGGATTAAAAAACTGGTTCTGGACGGACGCCTGGTAATCGGACCCTGGTATGTGCTCCCCGACGAAGTGCTCATTTCAGGCGAATCCCATATACGCAACTGGCTTATGGGTGAAAGGCTGAGCCGCAAATTTGGCAAAAAGATGAACATAGGCTATCTCCCCGATTCCTTCGGTCACCCGTCGCAGATGCCCCAGATCCTTGCAGGCCTCGGCATGAAGCAGATGACCTTTTGGCGGGGCGCTACTGAAGATGTGGATAAAAATGAATTCTACTGGGAGTCTCCTGACGGCTCCAAAATTTTCGTGAACCTTATGCCCATAGGTTATTCCACGGGCGCTGAATTCCCCGATGATCCCGATCTTCTGGCTAAACGTTTGGACAAATACATAGACGATTCATCCCCCAGAGCAAGTACCGATGTACTTTACCTGAGCAACGGCGGGGATCATCTTGAAGCGGTTCCCTATCTTTCAAAAGTGATAAAGGGCGCCAATCAAAAAATGAAGAAAGGAAAAATCGTCCATACCACCCTTGAAGAATTTTTTACTGCCCTTGAAAAAGAAATAAAAGGAAAAAGCATCAAAACCCATAAGGGCGAAATGATGGGAACCCATACGGCCATTATACTTACATCCACAATTTCTACCCGTATGTACCTTAAACAGGCCAATTTTGAGGTGCAGAGCCTTCTCGAAAATACCCTGGAGCCCATTCACAGTTTTGCTGCTCTTCAGGGTTATCCCTATCCGAAAGAACTGATACTCGAGGCATGGCGCAGCCTGCTCCAAAACCAGCCCCACGATTCCATCTGCGGCTGCAGCATAGATGCGGTACACCGCGACATGATTTACCGCTACAACCAGTCCCGCGAAATTGGCTCAGCCCTGCTCGATCGCTGCAGTATTTTCTACAATGGTATCAGCGCTGAAGGTCTCAAAGGCGATATTGCTGCCGCAGTGTTTAATTCTTCCGGTATTTCCCGCAGTGATACACTTAATCTTACTGTGGATCTTGATCCTGTACTTATGGGGAAGATTGATTTTAACGAGACCGGAAACAAAAAGGCCAAAGTAATTACCATCGAGGATCTCCTGGGAAGGGATATTCCCGCTTCAGTAAAAGCCTTTGACGGTGAAAAAGAGATTCCCTGCTTCCTTAACAGCGCCGAAGTTTTTACCGGCAAGCTCAAACTCAACCCTTATACCTTCCCGAACCAGTATTGCACCCTGCGCTGTAATATCACCCTGCTTGTTAAAGATGTGCCCCCCATGGGTTACAAAACCATAAGTTTTAAGCCTGTTTTTAGTGCTTCCGGGGCTAAAACACCGGCTTCCTGTGAAACCCTTCCCATCTCCGAAATCGAAAATGAATTTTTTAAGGTTTGCGCTGATACTGACGGCAGTTTTAAAGTTTTCGATAAAAAGACCAAAGCCCTCTATACCGGCATAGGCCGCCTCGCCGATTCAGGCGACTGCGGTGATGAATATACCTACTGTCCTCCCGAATATGACAGTACCGTATTTGCCGATCCTTCTTCACTTAGTATTAAAACTGTTAAAAATGGAAAAGTCAGCCAGGCCATCTCTGTATCTGGTATTTTTCATCTTCCTGAAACTACAATTGACACCGATGTGCGCCGCAGCGGAAAACTCGTAGATTGCAGTTTTACTACCAGGCTTACTTTGTATTACGGTATACCCCGCCTGGATATGGAAACCCAATTCGACAACAAGGCTGAGTATCACCGCCTCAGGGTTCTTTTTCCCCTGGGCTTCAAAGCCGGACTTTCAGTCAGTGCCGGAGCATTTTCGGTAGACGAGCGCCCTGTAGAAAAGGTAATTGAGCCGGGGTGGCAGGAATACTTTACTACCAACCCTCAGAAGGAATTTTGTGATGTCTCCGGTGATGAACATGGTCTTACCATTGCTAACCGGGGTCTTCCTGAATTTGAAGTTTACAACGAAGAATCCGGTTCTGTGATCGCCGTAACCCTGCTTCGCTGCGTTGGTGAAATCAGCAAGTGGAAAATGCGCACCCGCAAAGACCGGGGCGGCTGGCTTGTTTTTGCCCCCGAAGGCCAGTGCAAGGGTGCGCACAGCTTCCAGTACTCGGTTATACCCCACAAGGAAACTTGGGAAACTTCAGCCAGTTATATCGAAGCGCGTAATTTCGCAGTCCCCCTGTCGGCTCTTCCTGTGACCCCCACAGCCAAAGGCCCCCTTCCCCAAACTCAAAGCTTTCTCAGCCTTTCCAAAGGCCTCAATGTTACCTGTTTCAAACCCTGTGAATTTGAAGAAGGCCATATCTTAAGGTTTTACAATACTACCACAAAAAAAATTAAAGGCGCAGTGGAATTTAAATTCCCCGTAAAAAAGGCATTTATGGCGGGGCTTAATGAAGAAACCCTTTCAGAATTAACCCTTACCGGAGGAAAAGTACAAATCGACGTTCCGCCTTTTTGGATTGTCACACTTAAATTGCGGTGA
- a CDS encoding helix-turn-helix transcriptional regulator, translating into MKAKKFEEKVRSWRVFEIDAEIRSGKYSTVAQLAKKVEVNPRTIQRDIEFLRVMYDAPIEYSTTHRGYYYTDDNFFIKSVMLTEGELFSLAIFEPMLDQYRNTPLEKNLKIIFEKIIRSLPNNVSVDTGFLNSHISFVTDQPSKIDVTTFNTIITALQTKKALSFDFLRLNGDIDRNRMMDPYHAICHRGNWYILGFSHEKKEMRVFSFSRIKKVVITNKVFDIPSDFNPNDFFDKQMGIWASRRTPYTVEFLFDNEVRTFALERQWHETQEITENEDGSVLVKFTTTQLPDVLRWVLSQGRTVKVLNPPELVKMVREEVEMIGKKYK; encoded by the coding sequence ATGAAAGCTAAAAAATTTGAAGAAAAAGTCCGCTCGTGGCGCGTTTTTGAGATTGATGCGGAAATCAGATCCGGTAAATATTCAACTGTCGCTCAACTGGCAAAAAAAGTTGAAGTGAATCCTCGGACAATACAGAGGGATATTGAATTCTTAAGGGTCATGTATGATGCGCCGATTGAATATAGTACCACCCATCGGGGTTATTACTATACTGATGATAATTTCTTTATAAAAAGTGTTATGCTTACAGAAGGTGAATTGTTTTCTCTTGCCATTTTTGAGCCTATGCTTGATCAATATCGTAATACGCCGCTTGAAAAGAATCTCAAAATTATTTTTGAAAAAATTATACGCTCATTACCTAATAATGTTTCAGTAGATACGGGTTTTTTAAATTCTCATATCAGTTTTGTTACCGACCAGCCAAGTAAAATAGATGTTACTACCTTTAATACTATTATAACAGCGTTACAAACAAAAAAAGCATTAAGTTTTGATTTTTTGCGGTTAAATGGCGATATTGACAGGAATAGAATGATGGATCCCTATCATGCGATTTGCCATCGTGGAAACTGGTATATTCTGGGTTTTAGTCATGAAAAAAAAGAAATGAGGGTGTTTTCATTTTCTCGTATCAAGAAGGTAGTAATAACTAATAAGGTATTCGATATCCCTTCTGATTTTAACCCTAATGATTTTTTTGATAAACAGATGGGAATTTGGGCATCCCGGCGTACTCCATATACTGTAGAGTTCTTGTTTGATAATGAAGTAAGAACGTTTGCTTTAGAGCGTCAATGGCATGAAACCCAGGAAATAACGGAGAATGAGGATGGCTCGGTTCTGGTTAAATTTACCACAACTCAGCTCCCTGATGTGCTTCGCTGGGTTTTAAGCCAGGGGCGTACGGTGAAGGTCTTGAACCCGCCGGAACTTGTTAAGATGGTGAGGGAGGAGGTGGAGATGATAGGGAAGAAGTATAAATAA
- a CDS encoding DUF262 domain-containing protein: MSKLNVDQKTIMLLFSDKKSDFLIPDYQRPYAWEEEQCQTLWDDIFSFAIPDNNYENFNDNEEYFLGSIVTYKNENDKMEIIDGQQRLTTLMLLLRAFYVKFGKMQDENSKKTREMISQCIWKTNAFGIADVNKLKINSEVATDNDKEEFLEILKNGEVKKEQKSNYAKNFRFFQEKIDQFLSEYPAYFAYLPARILGNCILLPIDAESQDTALRIFSTLNDRGLPLSDADIFKAQFYKFYGEKGEKDSFIVQWKELEEICGEIFYPTTGTPMDELFTRYMYYERAKRDIKSSTTEALRKFYERDKYSLLKRADTFNNLKILANFWQDVSNQNSERFSDKILRKLFTLNYAPNGMWNYFVSVYFMHNKDSNEKLDDNKFENFLTKIIAFIWTYAIVNPGVNALRTPVFAEMLNIVNGKSVEFAGYKFDFNNTKNAFEHYVFSNGRPITKSMLTWWAFTNNEQSLPSAETIFEIEHIFARKRQENHKTLKNEKNLESLGNKALLEKRINIRASDYRFSDKIKYYQGFTNSKGQLKKGTQIKELVKLSEGNIDFTEENIENRNRQIIDNFISFLNENNLIK, translated from the coding sequence ATGTCTAAACTAAACGTAGATCAAAAGACCATTATGTTATTATTCTCAGATAAGAAGTCTGACTTTCTTATTCCCGACTATCAAAGACCTTATGCATGGGAGGAAGAGCAGTGTCAAACACTTTGGGATGACATTTTTTCTTTTGCTATTCCTGATAATAATTATGAAAATTTTAATGATAATGAGGAATATTTTCTAGGTTCTATTGTAACTTATAAAAACGAAAATGACAAAATGGAGATAATCGATGGACAACAGCGTCTGACTACTTTAATGCTATTGTTGCGGGCTTTTTATGTTAAATTTGGTAAAATGCAAGACGAAAATTCTAAAAAAACACGAGAGATGATTTCGCAATGTATTTGGAAAACGAATGCCTTTGGAATAGCAGATGTAAATAAATTGAAAATAAATTCAGAAGTGGCAACCGATAATGATAAAGAAGAGTTTCTTGAAATTTTGAAAAATGGTGAAGTAAAGAAAGAACAAAAAAGTAATTATGCAAAGAATTTTCGTTTTTTTCAGGAAAAAATCGATCAATTTTTATCAGAGTATCCTGCATATTTTGCATATCTTCCGGCAAGGATATTGGGCAATTGTATTCTACTGCCAATTGATGCAGAATCCCAGGATACTGCACTGAGAATTTTTTCAACTCTTAATGATCGCGGATTGCCTCTTTCAGATGCTGACATATTCAAGGCACAATTTTATAAATTCTATGGTGAGAAAGGGGAAAAAGATAGTTTTATTGTTCAATGGAAGGAACTTGAGGAAATATGTGGGGAAATATTTTATCCAACAACCGGAACCCCAATGGACGAATTGTTTACAAGGTATATGTATTATGAACGTGCAAAAAGAGATATCAAATCCAGTACGACAGAAGCACTTCGTAAATTTTATGAACGCGATAAATATAGTTTACTTAAACGAGCCGACACATTTAATAATCTTAAGATTCTTGCTAATTTTTGGCAAGATGTGTCAAATCAAAATAGTGAAAGGTTTTCTGATAAAATTTTACGAAAATTATTTACATTAAACTATGCTCCCAATGGGATGTGGAATTATTTTGTGTCGGTTTATTTTATGCATAATAAAGATTCAAATGAAAAACTTGATGATAATAAGTTTGAAAATTTCCTAACTAAAATTATTGCTTTTATATGGACTTATGCAATAGTTAATCCCGGAGTGAATGCTTTGCGAACACCGGTATTTGCAGAAATGTTAAATATTGTAAATGGCAAATCGGTAGAATTTGCCGGTTATAAGTTTGATTTTAATAATACAAAAAATGCTTTTGAACATTATGTATTTAGTAATGGCAGACCAATCACGAAATCAATGTTGACGTGGTGGGCATTCACCAATAATGAGCAATCATTACCGTCAGCAGAGACTATCTTTGAGATAGAACATATTTTTGCAAGAAAACGTCAGGAAAATCATAAAACTCTAAAGAACGAAAAGAATCTTGAATCTCTTGGAAATAAGGCTTTACTTGAAAAAAGAATTAACATTCGTGCATCCGATTACAGATTTTCGGACAAGATAAAATATTATCAAGGTTTTACCAACAGTAAGGGACAACTGAAGAAGGGGACTCAAATTAAGGAATTAGTAAAATTATCAGAAGGTAACATAGATTTCACTGAAGAAAACATTGAAAATAGAAATCGCCAAATAATAGATAATTTTATATCCTTCCTTAATGAAAATAATTTAATAAAATAA